A single Flavobacterium sp. 1 DNA region contains:
- the pyrH gene encoding UMP kinase — protein sequence MKYKRILLKLSGEALMGDLQYGIDPKRLAEYADEIKQIHAKGVEIAIVIGGGNIFRGVAGASKGMDRVQGDYMGMLATVINGMALQGALEDKGMKTRLQTALKMESIAEPYIKRRADRHLEKGRIVIFGAGTGNPYFTTDTAAVLRGIEINADVILKGTRVDGVYDCDPEKNASAVKFDFITFDDVLKKGLNVMDTTAFTLSQENKLPIVVFDMNKAGNLLKICTGDNIGTVVNI from the coding sequence ATGAAATACAAAAGAATCCTTCTGAAATTAAGCGGTGAAGCTTTAATGGGTGATTTACAATATGGTATTGACCCAAAACGATTGGCCGAATATGCCGATGAAATCAAGCAAATTCATGCCAAAGGTGTAGAAATCGCTATCGTAATTGGAGGAGGAAACATTTTTAGAGGTGTGGCTGGAGCCAGTAAGGGAATGGACAGAGTACAAGGAGATTATATGGGAATGCTTGCTACTGTTATTAACGGAATGGCGCTGCAGGGAGCTCTTGAAGACAAAGGGATGAAAACCCGCCTGCAGACAGCTTTAAAAATGGAATCCATTGCAGAACCTTATATCAAAAGAAGAGCGGACCGCCACTTAGAAAAAGGAAGAATTGTAATTTTTGGAGCAGGAACCGGAAACCCTTATTTCACTACTGATACCGCAGCCGTTTTGCGCGGTATCGAAATCAATGCTGATGTTATTTTAAAAGGAACCCGTGTTGATGGTGTTTATGACTGTGATCCTGAAAAAAATGCTTCTGCTGTAAAATTTGACTTCATCACTTTCGATGATGTATTGAAAAAAGGATTGAATGTAATGGATACCACAGCATTTACTTTAAGCCAGGAAAACAAATTGCCAATAGTTGTATTCGACATGAACAAAGCAGGCAATCTATTGAAAATTTGTACAGGAGACAATATAGGAACAGTAGTAAATATATAG
- a CDS encoding molybdopterin-binding protein, translated as MNTLLGNITEITTEGSLSLVKIKVQDTVLTSIVIDTPETAHYLKTGNSIKILFKETEVILAKKFAGTISVQNKMDCIVNSFEKGTLLCKIILRFGRYTIASVITRTAFDQLGIEENDEITAMIKTNEISLSHD; from the coding sequence ATGAACACACTTTTAGGAAATATTACCGAAATCACTACCGAAGGCTCTTTGTCATTGGTTAAAATAAAAGTGCAGGATACTGTATTAACTTCGATAGTAATTGACACACCCGAAACGGCTCATTATCTAAAAACAGGAAACAGCATAAAAATACTTTTTAAAGAAACTGAAGTCATTCTTGCCAAAAAATTTGCAGGAACAATAAGTGTTCAGAATAAAATGGACTGCATTGTAAATTCATTCGAAAAGGGAACATTGCTCTGCAAAATAATATTGCGTTTTGGCAGGTATACCATTGCCTCCGTAATTACAAGAACGGCGTTTGACCAACTCGGCATAGAAGAAAATGATGAAATTACCGCGATGATAAAAACCAACGAAATAAGTTTATCCCATGATTGA
- a CDS encoding patatin-like phospholipase family protein, which yields MNKNTKSIGLILSGGGSKGIAHAGVLQFLEEKNIHPLQIAGSSAGSIVAALYGSGKSPAAILDFFKSIYFFHWKHFTFSKAGLIDSESFKEYFYDIFKDTTLSELKIPVYITATDMIKGKSKIFGPETKTIDAILASSSFPGIMSPYEIDGQLYSDGGILNHFPTDILKEKCETLIGVYVSPIQKIEAGDLNSIKSVTARAFDLLSANSSTQKFDHCNWLIEPEALSQYSTFETSKIKMEAIFNIGYESAKKSYEKLNLNI from the coding sequence ATGAACAAAAACACAAAATCAATAGGCTTAATACTTTCTGGAGGAGGATCAAAAGGTATCGCTCATGCAGGCGTGTTACAATTTCTGGAAGAAAAAAACATTCATCCCCTGCAGATTGCTGGTTCAAGTGCAGGCTCCATTGTTGCTGCCTTATATGGCAGCGGGAAATCTCCTGCAGCCATTTTGGATTTCTTTAAATCAATTTATTTTTTTCATTGGAAACATTTCACCTTTTCAAAAGCGGGTTTAATAGATTCCGAATCATTCAAAGAGTATTTTTATGACATTTTTAAGGACACGACTTTGTCTGAACTCAAAATTCCAGTATACATCACGGCAACTGATATGATTAAAGGGAAATCAAAAATATTTGGACCAGAAACAAAAACGATAGATGCAATTTTGGCATCATCATCATTCCCTGGAATAATGTCCCCTTATGAGATTGATGGCCAATTATACAGCGACGGAGGAATACTCAATCATTTTCCAACTGACATTTTAAAAGAAAAATGCGAAACTTTAATTGGCGTTTATGTTAGCCCGATTCAAAAAATTGAAGCTGGTGATTTAAATTCAATCAAATCAGTAACGGCAAGAGCTTTTGATTTGCTATCGGCAAATTCAAGCACACAAAAGTTTGATCATTGCAATTGGCTGATTGAACCCGAAGCCTTATCTCAATACAGCACATTCGAAACCAGTAAAATTAAGATGGAAGCTATATTTAATATCGGGTATGAATCTGCCAAAAAATCTTACGAAAAACTTAATTTAAATATTTAA
- the frr gene encoding ribosome recycling factor produces the protein MTEEIEFILDSTEESMTGSIEHLEKAFLNIRAGKASPAMLGSVFVDYYGSASPLSQVSKISVPDARTITLQPFEKNMLHPIEKAIMIANLGFNPMNNGDMIIISVPPLTEDRRRELAKQAKSEAEDAKIGIRNARKDANTDIKKLEKEGTSEDICKSAEEEVQNLTNSYIKKIDELLAVKEAEIMKV, from the coding sequence ATGACCGAAGAAATTGAATTTATATTAGACAGCACAGAAGAATCAATGACAGGTTCGATTGAGCATTTGGAAAAAGCTTTTTTAAATATCCGCGCCGGAAAAGCATCGCCAGCGATGTTGGGAAGTGTTTTTGTTGATTATTACGGGTCAGCATCACCGCTGTCACAAGTCTCCAAAATCAGTGTCCCTGATGCCAGAACAATTACACTGCAGCCTTTTGAAAAAAACATGCTGCATCCTATAGAAAAAGCAATTATGATTGCTAATCTTGGTTTCAATCCAATGAATAACGGCGACATGATTATCATCAGCGTTCCGCCACTTACCGAAGACCGAAGACGCGAATTGGCAAAACAAGCCAAATCAGAAGCAGAAGATGCCAAAATCGGGATTAGAAATGCCCGAAAAGATGCTAATACTGATATCAAAAAATTAGAAAAAGAAGGAACTTCGGAAGACATTTGCAAAAGCGCCGAAGAAGAAGTGCAAAACTTGACTAATTCTTATATTAAAAAAATTGATGAGCTTCTGGCAGTAAAAGAAGCCGAAATCATGAAAGTTTAA
- a CDS encoding alginate export family protein, with the protein MKPKNHLLYLTITFIAFLFSQNLSAQIDSNITNLLVQKNIITQREADSLLVIESFNKKVNSENKIFTVGLEFRPRGEYRDGYRQLPNDTTKAAFFASQRSRLNISYEQPKFKFLTSIQDIRVWGQYGQASVTGSLNVYEAFAEVEIVENFSARLGRQKVELDNGRLFSAANWSQTGRAHDGVDLIYKNDKIETELFTAFNQSSERIFETSYSPTTFNNYKLLNLHYLKAKLNPNFTLTTINTADSFESKTNSQTLYTRATSGGRLEFEKDNLYLTFSGYYQYGQLQSGTNISAYYFQPEIQYRLQKWTARLGAEIMSGDDAPQPSEISKSFVPLYGVAWKFMGNMDYFTTFPKDVQNGGLVNPYFFFNYDWNKNLSIRSDFHLFYLENKILDKQKNVVEPYLGFENDLILRYKYNTFTSIDLGFSYLFADKSMEVLKGGNSNSTPLWSYVMITFKPELFSSKK; encoded by the coding sequence ATGAAACCAAAAAACCATTTATTATACCTAACAATTACTTTTATAGCTTTTCTTTTTAGCCAAAATCTATCAGCTCAAATCGACAGTAACATTACCAATTTATTAGTTCAAAAAAATATCATCACACAGCGCGAAGCAGATTCGTTATTGGTTATCGAAAGCTTTAATAAAAAAGTAAATTCAGAAAATAAAATATTTACTGTCGGATTGGAGTTCAGACCTAGAGGCGAGTATCGCGATGGCTACCGACAGTTGCCAAACGACACCACCAAAGCCGCTTTTTTTGCCTCACAAAGAAGCCGTTTAAACATCAGCTACGAACAGCCAAAGTTTAAATTCCTGACTTCAATACAAGACATTCGGGTTTGGGGACAATACGGACAAGCTTCAGTAACGGGGTCTTTAAATGTTTATGAAGCCTTCGCAGAAGTTGAAATTGTTGAGAATTTCTCTGCCAGATTAGGACGTCAAAAAGTGGAACTAGACAATGGCCGATTGTTCTCGGCAGCCAACTGGAGTCAGACAGGGCGCGCACATGACGGAGTTGATCTTATCTATAAAAATGATAAAATCGAAACGGAATTATTTACTGCTTTCAATCAAAGTTCAGAACGCATTTTTGAAACGTCATATTCGCCGACGACTTTTAATAATTACAAACTTTTGAACCTGCATTATTTAAAAGCTAAACTAAACCCGAATTTCACTTTAACAACAATAAACACTGCCGATAGTTTTGAGAGCAAAACCAATTCGCAGACATTATACACAAGAGCAACTTCAGGAGGGCGTTTGGAATTTGAGAAAGATAATCTGTATTTAACTTTTAGCGGCTATTACCAATACGGACAGCTTCAGTCTGGCACCAACATTTCAGCTTATTATTTCCAGCCCGAAATACAATACAGACTGCAAAAATGGACAGCTCGTTTAGGAGCGGAGATTATGAGTGGAGACGATGCTCCCCAGCCGTCTGAAATATCCAAATCATTTGTACCGCTGTATGGTGTGGCTTGGAAGTTTATGGGAAACATGGATTATTTTACCACTTTTCCAAAAGATGTACAAAACGGCGGATTGGTAAATCCATATTTCTTTTTCAATTATGATTGGAACAAAAATCTTTCTATACGATCCGATTTTCATTTATTTTACTTAGAAAATAAAATCTTAGATAAACAAAAAAACGTAGTTGAACCCTATTTGGGTTTTGAAAATGATTTAATTCTGAGATACAAATACAACACTTTCACAAGCATTGATTTGGGATTCTCTTATCTGTTTGCCGACAAAAGCATGGAAGTTTTAAAGGGTGGAAACAGCAATTCGACCCCGCTCTGGAGTTATGTAATGATTACCTTTAAACCCGAATTATTTAGTTCTAAAAAATAG
- the modA gene encoding molybdate ABC transporter substrate-binding protein, with protein MKNKIKLLPLSLILFVSITIFGQQKATVVVAANLKTAMDSILKVYKLKNPNDVIQVTYGASGKFYEQISNGAPFDLFFSADMNFPKQLKNYGFTVSPIKLYAIGRLAIWSKKLDPNTEKMNSLLNEKVKKISIGNPKTAPYGAKTIESLKHFKLYDKVKSNLVFGENIAQAAQFTAFGASDIGIIALSDAMSPAMKKECGKYYVIPQESHSPLEQGCVILKHGKGNAVAKQFYDYISSEKAIQILNYYGYSQNKK; from the coding sequence ATGAAAAATAAGATCAAATTATTACCGCTGTCTTTAATCCTTTTTGTTTCAATCACAATTTTCGGACAGCAAAAAGCGACTGTTGTTGTCGCAGCAAACTTGAAAACAGCAATGGATTCCATTTTGAAAGTATATAAACTAAAAAATCCGAACGATGTAATTCAAGTTACTTATGGAGCTTCTGGGAAATTTTACGAGCAAATTTCGAATGGAGCGCCTTTTGATTTGTTTTTTTCAGCTGATATGAATTTTCCAAAACAGCTAAAAAATTATGGTTTTACCGTTTCTCCGATAAAATTATATGCGATAGGAAGATTAGCGATTTGGAGTAAAAAATTAGATCCAAATACCGAGAAAATGAATTCGCTGTTAAATGAAAAAGTAAAAAAAATCTCCATCGGGAATCCAAAAACAGCTCCTTATGGTGCTAAAACAATAGAAAGCTTAAAACATTTCAAACTGTACGACAAAGTAAAAAGTAATCTGGTGTTTGGCGAAAACATTGCTCAAGCAGCCCAGTTTACCGCTTTTGGCGCATCCGATATTGGAATAATCGCTTTATCCGATGCGATGTCTCCAGCGATGAAAAAAGAATGCGGAAAATATTATGTGATTCCGCAAGAAAGCCATTCACCGTTAGAACAAGGTTGCGTAATTTTGAAACACGGCAAAGGAAATGCTGTAGCAAAGCAATTTTATGACTATATTTCGTCTGAAAAAGCAATTCAGATTCTGAATTATTACGGTTATTCACAAAACAAAAAATGA
- the modB gene encoding molybdate ABC transporter permease subunit produces the protein MIDFEPIYLTLKLAFTTTVILLIVGLPLAYWLAYSKIKSKVIIEAVVSLPLVLPPSVLGFYLLIAFSPENAFGKFLDNYFDIRLVFTFTGLVISSVLYSLPFMVQPAQSGFKSISKNLIDASYTLGKSKWQTVFHVLLPNMKMALLTGIVLSFAHTIGEFGVVLMVGGSIPNETKVVSIAVFDEVTAMNYHDANVYSAILLIFSFVVLLSVYSINHRFSKISPLP, from the coding sequence ATGATTGATTTCGAGCCTATATATCTCACGCTAAAACTAGCTTTTACCACGACAGTAATTCTGCTTATTGTGGGACTGCCACTGGCGTATTGGCTGGCGTACAGCAAAATAAAATCGAAAGTAATTATCGAAGCAGTTGTAAGTCTGCCATTGGTTTTACCGCCATCGGTTTTGGGTTTTTATTTGTTGATTGCCTTTAGTCCCGAAAATGCATTTGGCAAATTTCTTGATAATTATTTTGATATCCGACTGGTGTTTACCTTCACGGGGTTGGTAATTTCATCGGTTTTGTACAGTCTGCCTTTTATGGTTCAGCCCGCTCAAAGCGGTTTCAAATCGATATCCAAAAACTTAATTGACGCTTCCTATACGCTAGGGAAAAGTAAATGGCAAACGGTTTTTCATGTACTGCTTCCAAACATGAAAATGGCGCTGCTGACAGGAATTGTGCTGAGTTTTGCACATACAATTGGAGAATTTGGAGTTGTATTAATGGTTGGCGGAAGCATTCCGAATGAAACTAAAGTGGTTTCCATAGCGGTATTTGACGAAGTAACTGCAATGAATTATCACGATGCCAATGTGTATTCGGCAATTTTACTGATTTTTTCTTTTGTTGTTTTATTGAGTGTTTATAGTATTAACCACCGCTTTAGCAAAATAAGCCCCTTGCCATGA
- the truB gene encoding tRNA pseudouridine(55) synthase TruB, protein MTAEDFLNGQVLLIDKPLHFTSFQAVNKLKYALINKAGLPKKFKIGHAGTLDPLASGLLLVCTGKFTKRISELQGQAKEYTGTFYIGATTPSYDLETEIDQTFPTDHIDETLIHETVKQFLGEIDQKPPVFSAIKKDGVRLYEHARAGETVEIASRKTTIHEFEITRIALPEIDFRVVCSKGTYIRSLAFDFGKALNSGSHLTVLRRTKIGDYNVEDAINVNLFEQSLIQKM, encoded by the coding sequence ATGACAGCCGAAGATTTTTTAAATGGTCAGGTTCTCTTAATTGACAAACCTTTGCATTTTACTTCTTTCCAAGCGGTAAACAAGCTCAAATATGCGTTAATCAATAAAGCAGGATTGCCAAAAAAATTTAAGATTGGGCATGCGGGCACTTTAGATCCGTTAGCTTCTGGCCTATTATTGGTCTGTACTGGGAAATTCACTAAAAGAATATCTGAATTACAGGGTCAAGCCAAAGAATATACTGGAACTTTTTATATTGGAGCCACAACACCTTCCTATGATTTGGAAACCGAAATCGATCAAACTTTCCCAACAGATCATATCGATGAAACTTTGATTCACGAAACGGTAAAACAGTTTTTAGGCGAAATTGATCAAAAACCGCCTGTTTTTTCGGCCATAAAAAAAGACGGCGTTCGCCTATACGAACACGCTCGTGCTGGCGAAACGGTAGAAATTGCTTCGAGAAAAACTACTATTCATGAATTTGAAATCACCCGAATTGCACTTCCTGAAATTGATTTTAGAGTAGTCTGCAGTAAGGGAACTTATATTCGTTCTCTCGCTTTCGATTTTGGAAAAGCACTGAATTCTGGGTCGCACTTAACTGTTTTGAGGCGCACAAAAATTGGCGATTACAATGTAGAAGATGCAATAAATGTAAATTTATTCGAACAGAGTCTAATCCAAAAAATGTAA
- a CDS encoding winged helix-turn-helix domain-containing protein, producing MYSTKKYKIEVRLWIEEAEGPFLGIGKIWLLENIQKTGSITNAAKEMKMAYRQAWQLVEEMNQRAESPLVEKLLGGKGGGGARLTEAGERAIAVFYEIEKRIKDFAQKETENLKF from the coding sequence ATGTATTCCACTAAAAAATACAAAATTGAAGTTCGTCTTTGGATTGAAGAAGCCGAAGGTCCCTTTTTGGGAATTGGAAAAATCTGGCTCTTAGAAAATATTCAAAAAACAGGTTCAATAACCAATGCGGCTAAAGAAATGAAAATGGCGTACCGACAAGCGTGGCAATTAGTCGAAGAAATGAACCAGCGTGCCGAAAGTCCTTTGGTCGAAAAATTATTAGGCGGTAAAGGCGGCGGTGGCGCGCGATTAACCGAAGCCGGTGAAAGAGCCATTGCTGTATTTTACGAAATCGAAAAACGGATTAAGGATTTTGCACAAAAGGAAACGGAGAATCTAAAATTTTAG
- a CDS encoding ABC transporter permease translates to MASSFDKFQKRRLLSSYFSVVLSIFLVLFLLGVLGFFIINSKKLADDFKEEIAMTVFFKNDANDSIVKAFGTELKSARFAKSYVYVSKEAAAKQHSDIIGEDFMTFLGENPLQNSYDIHLKANFVVRDSIAKIEARLRKNAMVSDIVYDKQLVNLVNDNIKKVSMWILIASGLLTVIAVLLINSSLRLSIYSNRFIIKTMQMVGATKSFIRKPFVMRSIKLGMIGAGLAVLALLALLIYLANTYPGLGILDDKLVIALVLIAIFGIGILITWLSTYFATQRFLNLRTDDLY, encoded by the coding sequence ATGGCATCATCCTTTGATAAATTCCAAAAACGCAGATTACTTTCCTCTTATTTCTCGGTAGTTCTGAGTATATTTTTAGTATTATTTCTTTTAGGGGTACTAGGCTTTTTTATTATAAATTCTAAAAAACTGGCAGACGATTTCAAAGAAGAAATTGCGATGACAGTATTTTTTAAGAATGATGCTAATGACAGTATTGTAAAAGCTTTTGGCACTGAATTAAAATCCGCCCGTTTTGCAAAATCGTATGTGTATGTTTCCAAAGAAGCTGCCGCAAAACAGCATTCGGATATTATTGGTGAAGATTTCATGACCTTTTTAGGCGAAAATCCTTTACAGAATTCTTATGACATTCACTTAAAAGCCAATTTTGTGGTTAGAGACAGTATCGCAAAAATAGAAGCCCGTTTACGCAAAAATGCTATGGTTTCGGATATTGTTTATGACAAACAGCTGGTAAATTTAGTTAATGACAACATCAAGAAAGTGAGTATGTGGATATTAATCGCCAGCGGATTATTGACGGTTATCGCTGTACTGTTAATCAACAGTTCATTGCGTTTGTCCATTTATTCAAACCGATTCATCATTAAAACCATGCAGATGGTGGGCGCTACTAAATCTTTTATTAGAAAACCTTTTGTAATGCGTAGCATAAAACTGGGAATGATTGGAGCTGGTCTTGCTGTTCTTGCTTTATTAGCACTGCTCATTTATCTTGCTAATACTTACCCGGGTCTGGGAATCTTAGATGACAAATTAGTAATTGCCCTTGTCCTAATTGCCATATTTGGAATTGGCATTTTGATTACTTGGTTAAGCACTTATTTTGCGACACAGCGATTCTTAAACTTAAGAACTGACGATTTATACTAA
- a CDS encoding DUF3098 domain-containing protein: MKNNEQNKHEFLFEKVNYKILLIGIGVIVLGFILMSGGGSDDPNVFNDSVFDFRRIRLAPATVLIGFGITIYAILKNSKKA, encoded by the coding sequence ATGAAAAACAACGAACAAAATAAACACGAATTCCTTTTTGAAAAAGTAAATTATAAAATTCTATTAATTGGAATTGGTGTAATTGTATTAGGTTTTATACTAATGTCTGGCGGCGGCAGCGATGACCCTAATGTATTTAACGATTCTGTTTTTGATTTCCGAAGAATTCGTTTGGCGCCAGCAACAGTTCTAATTGGTTTTGGAATTACTATTTATGCTATCCTTAAAAATTCTAAAAAAGCATAA
- a CDS encoding thioredoxin family protein, which translates to MKSSVAKALFNSYSYLEYKKVVSDLLAEGRSTGNEQSPELLNYTALNETRLKRLDKTIVVTEEIKSKLKTLNKEYIWLVIAEGWCGDAAQVLPILNKMALESNKIKLKIIFRDSNDDLMNQYLTNGARAVPKLLVIDKEFGKVCCHWGPRPKGAADLIVNYKEQFGMIDEEGKAQLQLWYLHDKGLSVQNEVTAMMYSIKECVCL; encoded by the coding sequence ATGAAAAGTTCGGTAGCAAAAGCATTATTTAACAGTTATTCCTATTTAGAGTATAAGAAAGTTGTGAGCGATTTGCTGGCAGAAGGCAGGTCAACAGGGAATGAGCAATCTCCAGAATTATTGAATTATACTGCTTTGAACGAAACAAGACTGAAACGTTTGGACAAAACAATTGTTGTTACTGAAGAAATCAAGTCTAAACTAAAAACATTAAACAAAGAATATATTTGGTTAGTTATTGCTGAAGGCTGGTGTGGCGACGCAGCTCAAGTTTTGCCAATATTGAATAAAATGGCTCTCGAATCAAATAAAATAAAATTGAAAATCATTTTCAGAGATTCGAATGATGATTTGATGAATCAATATCTGACTAATGGAGCAAGGGCCGTTCCAAAACTTTTGGTTATTGACAAAGAATTTGGAAAAGTGTGCTGTCATTGGGGACCAAGACCCAAAGGAGCTGCTGATTTAATTGTGAATTATAAAGAACAATTTGGGATGATTGATGAAGAGGGCAAAGCGCAATTGCAGTTGTGGTATTTGCATGATAAAGGATTGTCTGTACAAAATGAAGTTACAGCCATGATGTATTCTATAAAAGAATGTGTTTGTTTATGA
- a CDS encoding undecaprenyl-diphosphate phosphatase, whose translation MNTLQAIILAIIEGITEFLPVSSTGHMIIASSFFGIAHDDFTKLFTIVIQLGAILSVVILYFKRFFQSFDFYFKLVVAFIPAVVFGLLFSKKIDALLENPVTVAVSLLIGGIILLKVDQWFNNPNTSETSQETTYLQALKIGLFQCLAMIPGVSRSGASIVGGMSQKLSRTSAAEFSFFLAVPTMLGATAKKCYDYYKDGFVLSDDQINLLIIGNVIAFIVALLAIKSFIGFLTKNGFKVFGYYRIIAGIVLLAIHYFIHPLTVI comes from the coding sequence ATGAATACATTACAAGCTATTATCCTTGCTATTATCGAGGGGATTACTGAGTTTTTGCCTGTTTCTTCTACAGGACACATGATTATCGCTTCCTCTTTTTTTGGAATAGCACACGATGATTTTACCAAACTTTTTACTATTGTAATTCAATTGGGAGCCATCTTATCGGTTGTGATTTTATATTTCAAGCGTTTTTTTCAATCCTTTGATTTTTATTTCAAATTAGTAGTAGCTTTTATTCCCGCTGTTGTTTTTGGTTTGCTTTTCAGCAAAAAAATTGACGCCTTGCTCGAGAATCCTGTAACAGTTGCCGTTTCATTATTGATAGGCGGTATTATTTTATTAAAAGTAGATCAATGGTTCAATAACCCAAATACCTCCGAAACTTCACAAGAAACCACTTATTTACAGGCTTTAAAAATTGGTTTGTTCCAATGTCTTGCCATGATTCCAGGTGTTTCCAGAAGCGGCGCATCGATTGTTGGAGGAATGTCGCAAAAACTTTCACGAACTTCTGCTGCAGAATTCTCTTTCTTTCTAGCTGTCCCTACAATGCTGGGAGCTACGGCAAAAAAATGCTATGATTATTATAAAGACGGATTTGTATTGTCTGACGATCAAATTAATTTACTTATTATAGGAAATGTGATTGCATTTATTGTTGCTCTTTTGGCAATTAAAAGCTTCATCGGATTTTTGACAAAAAACGGATTTAAAGTTTTTGGTTATTACCGAATTATTGCTGGAATTGTACTGCTGGCAATTCATTATTTCATCCACCCTCTGACCGTAATTTAA
- a CDS encoding ABC transporter ATP-binding protein encodes MIEFKISKKLQSASGEMILDLDFQVKENDFVTLYGASGSGKTTTLQLLSGLMNPEAGIIKVKDFLWLDTHSKINLPPQKRKIGYVFQDYALFPNMSVRENLDFALEKGQDKTIVDELLQTMELVSLQHQKPNQLSGGQQQRVALARALVRQPDILLLDEPLSAIDTEMRLKLQDYLLEAHRKYKLTTILVSHDISEIYKLSDQVLVIENGTITKQGTPSEIFSSHSNSGKFQFIGEILKIEKENFIYIVSVLIGTNIVKVVAMEEETEALRIGEKIVVSSKAFNPILSKLA; translated from the coding sequence ATGATTGAATTTAAAATCAGCAAAAAACTGCAGTCCGCATCGGGAGAAATGATTTTGGATCTTGATTTTCAAGTGAAGGAAAATGACTTTGTGACTTTGTATGGCGCTTCGGGTTCTGGAAAAACAACTACTTTGCAGCTATTGTCCGGCTTGATGAATCCTGAAGCAGGAATTATAAAAGTCAAAGATTTCCTTTGGCTGGACACGCATTCTAAAATAAATCTCCCACCGCAAAAACGCAAAATTGGCTATGTTTTTCAGGATTATGCATTGTTCCCGAATATGAGCGTTCGAGAAAATCTGGATTTTGCTTTAGAAAAAGGACAAGATAAAACCATTGTTGACGAACTGCTGCAGACAATGGAACTCGTTTCTTTACAGCATCAAAAACCAAATCAATTATCAGGCGGACAGCAACAGCGTGTAGCTTTGGCGAGAGCCTTGGTTCGGCAGCCGGATATTCTGCTTTTGGATGAACCTTTATCGGCAATTGATACCGAAATGCGTTTGAAATTGCAGGATTATCTTTTGGAAGCGCATAGAAAATATAAACTGACCACCATTTTAGTCAGTCACGATATTTCCGAAATTTATAAACTTTCAGACCAAGTACTGGTTATTGAAAATGGCACAATCACAAAACAAGGAACACCTTCTGAGATATTTTCAAGCCATTCAAATAGCGGGAAATTTCAATTTATAGGGGAGATTTTAAAAATCGAAAAAGAAAACTTCATTTACATAGTCTCAGTTTTAATTGGCACCAATATTGTAAAAGTTGTTGCGATGGAAGAAGAAACAGAGGCGCTGCGCATAGGCGAAAAAATAGTAGTTTCTTCGAAAGCATTTAATCCGATTTTGAGTAAATTGGCTTAA